One segment of Antennarius striatus isolate MH-2024 chromosome 5, ASM4005453v1, whole genome shotgun sequence DNA contains the following:
- the si:ch211-220m17.5 gene encoding guanylin family protein, whose product MKALSIAVLVLALSLTPEAVQVEENGSSFSLEAVQRLQELWRSRAGAAGQSPRLLATSVPLCEEPLLPQEFVPLCQQRGASASLARLAMVPMDVCEICSFAACTGC is encoded by the exons ATGAAGGCTCTCTCCATCGCCGTGCTGGTCCTGGCTCTCAGCCTGACTCCTGAGGCCgtgcaggtggag GAGAACGGATCGTCCTTCTCCCTGGAGGCTGTCCAGAGGCTCCAGGAGCTCTGGAGGAGCCGTGCTGGGGCAGCAGGGCAAAGCCCCCGACTCCTGGCCACCTCCGTGCCCCTCTGTGAAGAACCCCTGCTCCCCCAGGAGTTTGTGCCCCTCTGTCAGCAGAGAGGAGCTTCTGCGTCGCTCGCCAGACTGG CCATGGTCcccatggatgtgtgtgagatCTGCTCCTTTGCCGCCTGCACCGGCTGCTAA
- the nmur3 gene encoding neuromedin-U receptor 2, producing MEVSFQGSLSNMCRLFNNCVMQNTSGNESIDQVTQVNLLEILGPKQSPFFLPVTIVYLLIFLTGLSGNLLTCVVIARHKKMRNPTNFYLVSLAASDLLVLLFGMPLEIYDLWQNYPFPFGEGGCYFKTFLFETICFASILNVTALSVERYIAVLHPLKTRYLSTNKHAKQAITLVWVMSMICAIPNTSLHGIFYLPDMMEESAICTVLKPLWIYNMIMQITTVCFYFVPMMVISVLYLVMGLHLSREQRQPCGNLGKTRGSSIRRKINRNGRRRQINKMLSIVVAVFGVCWAPFHIERLLWSSISQWTDLMHNIYQYVHILSGVLFYLSSAVNPIIYSLLSTRFRECFRELVCSHPEDNNSVRDSPPFPKILLDTSASSSRAQADAQDFNAFTPLLSANMTLRNDTDTLTRACKDTTVSNSEI from the exons ATGGAGGTCTCTTTCCAAGGCTCCCTCTCAAACATGTGTCGTCTGTTCAATAACTGCGTGATGCAAAACACGAGTGGAAATGAGTCCATAGATCAAGTCACTCAAGTCAACCTCCTTGAAATATTGGGTCCAAAACAGTCTCCCTTCTTCCTGCCTGTGACCATTGTTtacctcctcatcttcctcactggCTTGTCTGGAAATCTGCTCACATGTGTAGTGATAGCCAGACACAAGAAGATGCGAAACCCGACCAACTTCTACCTGGTGAGCCTGGCTGCTTCTGACCTGCTGGTGCTTTTGTTCGGTATGCCCCTGGAAATCTACGACCTGTGGCAGAACTACCCCTTCCCATTTGGTGAGGGAGGGTGCTACTTCAAGACCTTTCTTTTCGAGACTATCTGCTTCGCCTCCATCCTAAATGTCACAGCTCTGAGTGTGGAGAGGTACATCGCTGTGCTGCATCCGCTGAAAACACGCTACCTGTCAACTAACAAGCATGCCAAGCAAGCCATCACCCTTGTGTGGGTGATGTCCATGATCTGTGCAATCCCCAACACGTCCCTTCATGGTATCTTCTACCTGCCAGACATGATGGAGGAGTCTGCCATATGCACCGTCCTGAAGCCCCTGTGGATCTACAACATGATCATGCAGATCACCACTGTGTGCTTCTACTTTGTGCCCATGATGGTGATCAGTGTGTTGTACCTGGTCATGGGTCTCCACTTGAGCAGAGAACAACGGCAGCCATGCGGGAACCTTGGTAAGACCCGTGGCAGCAGCATCCGAAGGAAGATCAACAGGAACGGACGCAGGAGACAGATCAACAAGATGCTTT CGATCGTCGTTGCCGTGTTTGGAGTCTGTTGGGCCCCTTTTCACATCGAGCGGCTCCTGTGGAGTTCCATCAGCCAGTGGACGGATTTGATGCACAACATTTATCAGTACGTCCACATTCTGTCAGGTGTCCTCTTCTACCTCAGCTCTGCAGTCAACCCCATCATCTACAGCCTGCTCTCAACACGCTTCAGGGAGTGTTTTCGGGAGCTGGTGTGCTCCCACCCAGAGGATAACAACTCTGTCAGGGACTCACCTCCGTTCCCTAAGATCCTACTGGATACCTCTGCATCAAGTTCCAGAGCTCAGGCTGACGCTCAGGACTTCAATGCTTTCACGCCTTTGCTGTCTGCTAACATGACCCTGAGGAACGACACTGATACCCTCACACGTGCGTGTAAAGACACGACTGTCAGCAACTCTGAAATTTAA
- the LOC137595960 gene encoding guanylin-like, whose protein sequence is MKALSIAVLVLALSLTPEAVQVEENGSSFSLEAVQRLQELWRSRAGAAGQSPRLLATSVPLCEEPLLPQEFVHLCQQRGASASLARLAMVPMDVCEICSFAACTGC, encoded by the exons ATGAAGGCTCTCTCCATCGCCGTGCTGGTCCTGGCTCTCAGCCTGACTCCTGAGGCCgtgcaggtggag GAGAACGGATCGTCCTTCTCCCTGGAGGCTGTCCAGAGGCTCCAGGAGCTCTGGAGGAGCCGTGCTGGGGCAGCAGGGCAAAGCCCCCGACTCCTGGCCACCTCCGTGCCCCTCTGTGAAGAACCCCTGCTCCCCCAGGAGTTTGTGCACCTCTGTCAGCAGAGAGGAGCTTCTGCGTCGCTCGCCAGACTGG CCATGGTCcccatggatgtgtgtgagatCTGCTCCTTTGCCGCCTGCACCGGCTGCTAA